The following are encoded together in the Enterobacteriaceae endosymbiont of Plateumaris braccata genome:
- the leuB gene encoding 3-isopropylmalate dehydrogenase: MSNIFRIAILPGDGIGPEIMKQAIKVLNKIKNFLNIEIITNKYLVGGSAIDKYGDALPKKTLLGCEKSNAILFGSVGGPKWDYLPLNKRPEKNSLLKLRKYFNLFINLRPAYIYNNLHMLSPLKNHIINKGFNILCIRELTGGIYFGQPNGRKGHGINEYSFDTEIYYRFEIERIAHMAFNIALQRNKMICCFDKANILNTSIMWREILKNISYQYSKVKLKFMYIDNAVMQLMKNPSQFDVILSNNLFGDIISDQCAMITGSIGNLPSASLNNKFFGLYEPAGGSAPDIAGKNIANPIAQILSLSMMIEYSLKNKQISKTIENAIKKVLNEGYRTKDLCTNQLHEKIVTTEDMGTLITESIIL, from the coding sequence ATGTCTAACATATTTAGAATTGCAATTTTACCTGGAGATGGTATTGGTCCAGAAATAATGAAGCAAGCAATTAAAGTATTGAATAAAATAAAAAATTTTTTAAATATAGAAATTATTACTAATAAATATTTAGTAGGTGGATCTGCTATTGATAAATATGGAGATGCTTTACCTAAAAAAACATTATTAGGTTGTGAAAAATCTAATGCAATATTATTTGGATCAGTTGGAGGACCTAAATGGGATTATTTACCATTAAATAAAAGACCAGAAAAAAATTCTTTATTAAAATTGAGAAAATATTTTAATCTTTTTATTAATTTACGTCCTGCATATATTTATAATAATTTACATATGTTAAGTCCTTTAAAAAATCATATTATTAATAAAGGATTTAATATACTTTGTATAAGAGAACTAACTGGAGGTATATATTTTGGGCAACCTAATGGAAGAAAAGGACATGGTATTAATGAATATTCATTTGATACAGAAATATATTATAGATTTGAAATAGAAAGAATAGCTCATATGGCTTTTAATATTGCTTTACAAAGAAACAAGATGATATGTTGTTTTGACAAAGCTAATATATTAAATACATCTATTATGTGGCGTGAAATTTTAAAAAATATATCCTACCAATATTCAAAAGTTAAATTAAAATTTATGTATATTGATAATGCTGTAATGCAATTAATGAAAAATCCATCACAATTTGATGTAATTTTATCTAATAATTTATTTGGAGATATTATTTCTGATCAATGTGCTATGATTACGGGATCCATTGGTAATTTGCCTTCTGCTAGTTTAAATAATAAATTTTTTGGTTTATACGAACCAGCTGGTGGTTCTGCTCCTGATATTGCAGGAAAAAATATTGCTAATCCTATTGCTCAAATCTTATCATTATCAATGATGATAGAATATAGTTTAAAAAACAAACAGATTTCAAAAACAATAGAAAATGCAATTAAAAAAGTTTTAAATGAAGGATATAGAACAAAAGATTTATGTACTAATCAATTACATGAAAAAATAGTAACAACAGAAGATATGGGAACATTAATTACTGAATCTATAATATTATAG
- the leuA gene encoding 2-isopropylmalate synthase, protein MKEKIIIFDTTLRDGEQSLKKSLNTQEKIEIALALESMGIDIIEVGFPISSPEDFKSFQTIAKIIKNSKICGLARCKEKDIDVAYEALKISSNFRIHIFLATSPIHIITKLKSTLEKVIERIVFMIKYAKKYTNDIEFSCEDAGRTPIKDLCLVVKSAIKAGATTINIPDTVGYTFPNEYSNLIYNLKNNVSNIDQCIISVHTHNDLGMAVGNAITAINSGARQIEGTINGIGERAGNCSLEEVIMALYTHKKDINFFTNINYHNIYNTSKIVSKICNIPIAFNKAIVGKNAFSHSSGIHQDGIIKNKYTYEILNPKIIGLNKTELNLTSKSGRAAIKYHMQLMGYKDNNYDINKLYNDFVKLAEKKGQIFDYDLESLAFNDKFENTTEYYSLQDFNIQSQHNFITTINLKLKCGNLIKLESAKDTNHINATCKVINKITNYNFNIIKYKFNTQHYNKKITNQVNIKILYKGKVFNGIEFSKNIIEASVAAMIKIINSIWRFNQIKKKHIKKYK, encoded by the coding sequence ATGAAAGAAAAAATTATTATTTTTGATACAACATTAAGAGATGGGGAACAATCTTTAAAAAAAAGCTTGAATACTCAAGAAAAAATAGAGATAGCTTTAGCATTAGAATCAATGGGTATTGATATAATAGAAGTTGGTTTTCCTATTTCTTCTCCTGAAGATTTTAAATCTTTTCAAACAATAGCAAAAATTATAAAAAATAGTAAAATATGTGGTTTAGCTAGATGTAAAGAAAAAGATATTGATGTAGCTTATGAAGCTTTAAAAATATCCTCTAATTTTAGAATACATATTTTTTTAGCAACTTCACCAATACATATTATTACAAAATTAAAAAGTACTTTGGAAAAAGTAATAGAACGTATTGTTTTTATGATAAAATATGCTAAAAAATATACTAATGATATTGAATTTTCTTGTGAAGATGCAGGAAGAACTCCGATAAAAGATTTATGTTTAGTTGTTAAATCCGCTATAAAAGCAGGTGCAACGACAATTAATATACCTGATACAGTTGGATATACTTTTCCTAATGAATATAGTAATTTAATTTATAATTTAAAAAATAATGTTTCAAATATTGATCAATGTATTATATCTGTACATACACATAATGATTTAGGTATGGCTGTGGGAAATGCTATTACTGCTATTAATTCTGGAGCTAGACAAATAGAAGGTACTATAAATGGAATAGGAGAAAGGGCTGGCAATTGTTCTTTAGAAGAAGTAATAATGGCATTATATACTCATAAAAAAGATATAAATTTTTTTACTAATATTAATTATCATAATATATATAATACAAGTAAAATTGTTAGCAAAATATGTAATATTCCAATAGCTTTTAATAAAGCTATTGTAGGAAAAAATGCTTTTTCACACTCTTCAGGAATTCATCAAGACGGAATAATAAAAAATAAATATACCTATGAAATTCTAAATCCTAAAATAATAGGTTTAAATAAAACAGAACTTAATTTAACTTCTAAATCAGGAAGAGCTGCTATAAAATATCATATGCAATTAATGGGATATAAAGATAATAATTACGATATAAATAAATTATATAATGATTTTGTTAAATTAGCAGAAAAAAAAGGACAAATATTTGATTATGATTTAGAATCTTTAGCATTTAATGATAAATTTGAAAATACAACTGAATATTACTCTTTACAAGACTTTAACATTCAATCTCAACATAATTTTATTACAACTATAAACCTAAAATTAAAATGTGGTAATTTAATAAAATTAGAATCAGCAAAAGATACTAATCATATAAATGCAACATGTAAAGTTATAAATAAAATTACAAATTATAATTTTAATATAATTAAATATAAATTTAATACTCAACATTATAATAAAAAAATTACTAATCAAGTTAATATAAAAATATTATATAAAGGAAAAGTTTTTAATGGAATAGAATTTTCTAAAAATATAATAGAAGCTTCAGTTGCTGCTATGATTAAAATCATTAATAGTATATGGAGATTCAATCAAATAAAAAAGAAACATATTAAAAAATATAAATAA
- the leuD gene encoding 3-isopropylmalate dehydratase small subunit, whose protein sequence is MKNHSLQYSGIVAPFNMSNIDTDVIIPKQFLQKNEKVGFGNHLFHNWRYMDNDGNIPNPNFILNKKQFRNATILLTRDNFGCGSSREHAPWSLIDFGFRTIIASSYADIFYNNAINNKLLLIILDINIINELFFIIQKQPGMTFIIDLQYKKIISGIKSFNFKINKSLKDYIISDLDQIDLTMKYINQITIFEENYFNFF, encoded by the coding sequence ATGAAAAATCATTCTTTACAATATAGTGGTATTGTTGCTCCATTTAATATGTCAAATATTGATACAGATGTAATTATACCAAAACAATTTTTACAAAAAAACGAAAAAGTAGGATTTGGAAATCATTTATTTCATAATTGGAGATATATGGACAATGATGGTAATATTCCTAATCCAAATTTTATTTTAAATAAAAAACAATTTCGAAATGCTACAATTTTACTAACTCGAGATAATTTTGGTTGTGGTTCATCACGTGAACATGCTCCATGGTCATTAATAGATTTTGGGTTTCGCACAATTATTGCATCAAGTTATGCAGATATATTTTATAATAATGCAATAAATAATAAATTATTATTAATAATATTAGATATTAATATTATTAATGAATTATTTTTTATAATACAAAAGCAACCTGGTATGACTTTTATTATAGATTTACAGTATAAAAAAATTATTTCTGGTATAAAATCTTTTAATTTTAAAATTAATAAATCTTTAAAAGATTATATCATAAGTGATTTAGATCAAATAGATTTAACTATGAAATATATTAATCAAATAACTATATTCGAAGAAAATTATTTTAATTTCTTTTAA
- the dapA gene encoding 4-hydroxy-tetrahydrodipicolinate synthase: MFTGSIVALITPMDIKGNICKISLKRLIEYHIKNGTKAIVIMGTTGESATLNYNEHIKIVMLAIDFAKSRIPIIAGTGFNSTSKCISITSKLENSGIIGCLSVTPYYNRPTQEGLYQHFKTIANNTELPQILYNVPVRTGCDLLPKTIGRLSKIKNIVGIKEATGNLSRVNKIKRLVHDSFYLISGDDSTALEFMRLGGHGIISVTANIAALEMSKFCNYIKKNQWHKAEILNENLIKLHNVLFIESNPIPIKWVAKKIGLINNDTMRLPMTPIAKKNKMIIEIVLKQLKLI; encoded by the coding sequence ATGTTCACCGGAAGTATTGTAGCTCTTATTACACCAATGGATATTAAAGGTAATATTTGTAAAATAAGTTTAAAAAGACTTATTGAATATCATATTAAAAATGGTACAAAAGCTATAGTTATTATGGGTACTACAGGTGAATCTGCTACATTAAATTATAATGAACATATAAAAATAGTAATGCTAGCAATAGATTTTGCAAAAAGTAGGATTCCAATTATAGCAGGAACAGGATTTAATTCAACATCTAAATGTATATCAATAACATCAAAATTAGAAAATTCAGGAATTATAGGATGTTTAAGTGTAACACCATATTATAATCGTCCTACACAAGAAGGTTTATATCAACATTTTAAAACTATTGCAAATAATACTGAATTACCTCAAATATTATATAATGTTCCAGTTAGAACTGGTTGTGATTTGTTACCAAAAACAATAGGACGTTTATCTAAAATAAAAAATATAGTTGGTATTAAAGAAGCAACTGGAAATTTATCACGTGTTAACAAAATTAAACGTTTAGTACATGATTCTTTTTATTTAATTAGTGGAGATGATTCTACTGCTTTAGAATTTATGAGATTAGGTGGTCATGGAATTATTTCTGTTACAGCTAATATTGCTGCCTTAGAAATGAGTAAGTTTTGTAATTACATAAAAAAAAATCAATGGCATAAAGCAGAAATACTAAATGAAAATTTAATAAAATTACATAATGTATTATTTATAGAATCAAATCCAATCCCTATTAAATGGGTTGCTAAAAAAATTGGATTAATAAATAATGATACAATGAGATTGCCTATGACTCCCATAGCTAAAAAAAATAAAATGATAATAGAAATAGTATTAAAACAATTAAAATTAATATAA
- the leuC gene encoding 3-isopropylmalate dehydratase large subunit translates to MGKTLYDKIYDRHVICKLKDNIKILYIDRHYIHEVTSPQAFQALRDKKRIVYRPNKTFATMDHNVSTKIKDINGSGIIAKKQMEILVKNCQEFNIELYDINHPFQGIVHVIGPEQGITLPGMTIVCGDSHTSTHGAFGALSFGIGTSEVEHVLATQTLKQKRFNSMLIKIIGKIPTKITAKDIILFVIKKIGISGCNGYIVEFSGNVIKKLSMESRMTICNMTIEMGAKSGLIAPDNITFDYLKNKNLAPKGILWKEAINFWKTLYSDHDAIFNKIVTIDISNIAPQITWGINPEQSIDINKSIPLIDSFKELSKQKTAKKALKYMDLQEGMKLTNVYINKVFIGSCTNSRIEDLRSASQIINGYKVSNNVEAIVVPGSNMVKKQAELEGLDKIFINSGFEWRFPGCSMCLGMNGDILFPGERCASTSNRNFEGRQGRNSRTHLVSPTMAAAAAICGHFIDIRYF, encoded by the coding sequence ATGGGAAAAACATTATACGATAAAATATATGATCGTCATGTTATTTGTAAATTAAAAGATAATATAAAAATATTATATATTGATAGACACTACATTCATGAAGTAACTTCTCCACAAGCTTTTCAAGCATTACGTGATAAAAAAAGAATAGTTTATAGACCTAATAAAACATTTGCAACAATGGATCATAATGTATCTACAAAAATAAAAGATATTAATGGTTCTGGAATTATAGCAAAAAAACAAATGGAAATATTAGTCAAAAATTGTCAAGAATTTAATATTGAATTATATGACATAAATCATCCTTTTCAAGGAATAGTTCACGTTATTGGTCCAGAACAAGGTATTACATTACCAGGAATGACTATTGTTTGTGGAGATTCACATACTTCAACACATGGTGCATTTGGTGCATTATCTTTTGGAATAGGTACATCAGAAGTTGAACATGTTTTAGCGACACAAACTTTAAAACAAAAACGTTTTAATAGTATGTTAATAAAAATTATTGGTAAAATACCTACAAAAATTACTGCAAAAGATATTATTTTATTTGTAATTAAAAAAATAGGAATTAGTGGTTGTAATGGATATATTGTAGAATTTTCAGGTAATGTTATAAAAAAATTAAGTATGGAAAGTAGAATGACAATATGTAATATGACTATTGAAATGGGTGCTAAATCAGGTTTAATTGCTCCAGATAATATTACTTTTGATTATTTAAAAAATAAAAATTTGGCTCCTAAAGGAATTTTATGGAAAGAAGCTATAAATTTTTGGAAAACATTATATAGTGATCATGATGCAATTTTTAATAAAATTGTTACTATTGATATTTCTAATATTGCTCCTCAAATTACTTGGGGTATTAATCCAGAACAATCTATAGATATAAATAAATCTATTCCTTTAATTGATTCATTTAAAGAATTATCTAAACAAAAAACAGCAAAAAAAGCTTTAAAATATATGGATTTACAAGAAGGTATGAAATTAACTAATGTTTATATTAATAAAGTATTTATTGGTTCTTGTACAAATTCTAGAATTGAAGATTTAAGATCTGCTTCGCAGATAATCAATGGATATAAAGTATCAAATAATGTTGAAGCAATAGTAGTTCCAGGATCTAATATGGTTAAAAAACAAGCAGAATTAGAAGGATTAGATAAAATATTTATAAACTCTGGATTCGAATGGAGATTTCCTGGATGTTCTATGTGTTTAGGAATGAATGGTGATATTTTATTTCCTGGAGAACGTTGTGCTTCTACAAGTAATAGAAATTTTGAAGGTCGTCAAGGTAGAAATAGTCGCACTCATTTAGTCAGTCCTACTATGGCTGCAGCAGCAGCTATATGTGGACATTTTATAGATATAAGATATTTTTAA
- the ribD gene encoding bifunctional diaminohydroxyphosphoribosylaminopyrimidine deaminase/5-amino-6-(5-phosphoribosylamino)uracil reductase RibD, whose amino-acid sequence MIDKFYMKYAIKLAKLGIFTTTPNPNVGCVIVNNNKIVGTGYHLKSGQHHAEIHALNMAGKYAKNSTVYITLEPCNYFNLTPPCCTALIKAKVNRVVIATKDPNPKINGYGLKLLKKFGIKIKYNFMSKEAEKLNLGFFKRMRTGFPWIQLKLATSLDGKIGLYNGISKWISSRESRMDVQKLRAQSSAILSTSSTVLKDNSTLLVRWNELNNHIKKIYPKNLLRQPIRIILDRCNLIKPTDKFILFPGKIFLIRLKYTFEKWPYYVKQIIIPEKNGFLNLKYLFKQLGNKGINNILIEAGSILAGSLLKNKLVDELIIYLSPKLLGNIALNFCNLDEFYHMYDVLKFDFTNIKKIGKDLRLKLKPL is encoded by the coding sequence ATGATAGATAAATTTTATATGAAATACGCAATTAAATTAGCAAAGTTAGGTATTTTTACAACTACTCCTAATCCTAATGTAGGTTGTGTAATAGTTAATAACAATAAGATTGTTGGTACTGGATATCATTTAAAATCAGGTCAACATCATGCAGAAATTCATGCATTAAATATGGCAGGAAAATATGCAAAAAATTCTACTGTTTATATAACATTAGAACCATGTAATTATTTTAATTTAACTCCTCCTTGTTGTACTGCTTTAATAAAAGCTAAAGTTAATCGTGTCGTAATAGCAACTAAAGATCCTAATCCTAAAATAAATGGTTATGGATTAAAATTATTAAAAAAATTCGGAATAAAAATTAAATACAATTTTATGTCTAAAGAAGCTGAAAAATTAAATTTAGGTTTTTTTAAAAGAATGCGTACAGGTTTTCCTTGGATACAATTAAAATTAGCAACATCTTTAGATGGTAAAATAGGTCTTTATAATGGAATAAGTAAATGGATCTCTTCTAGAGAATCCAGAATGGATGTTCAGAAACTTAGAGCACAAAGTTCTGCAATTTTAAGTACAAGTAGTACAGTTTTAAAAGATAATTCTACTTTATTAGTTCGTTGGAATGAATTAAATAATCATATAAAAAAAATATATCCAAAAAATTTATTACGACAACCAATAAGAATTATTTTAGATAGATGTAATCTAATAAAACCTACTGATAAATTTATATTATTTCCAGGAAAAATATTTTTAATAAGATTAAAATATACATTTGAAAAATGGCCTTATTATGTTAAACAAATAATTATTCCAGAAAAAAATGGTTTTTTAAATTTAAAATATTTATTTAAACAATTAGGAAACAAAGGAATAAATAATATTCTTATAGAGGCTGGAAGTATATTAGCAGGATCTTTACTAAAAAATAAACTAGTAGATGAATTAATAATTTATTTGTCACCTAAATTACTAGGAAATATTGCGTTGAACTTTTGTAATCTTGATGAATTTTATCATATGTATGATGTTTTAAAATTTGATTTTACTAATATAAAAAAAATAGGTAAGGATTTAAGATTAAAATTAAAACCTTTATAA
- the ribH gene encoding 6,7-dimethyl-8-ribityllumazine synthase has product MKIINETLIVSEKISVAIIIARFNDFINKNLLYAAIDTLQRIGMIKKNNITVIWVPGSYELPLITKLIIKKNFYDGILTIGTIIKGDTLHFKYLSQSVCSQLLHLSIKYQIPISYGVLTTNNIEQAIERSGSKIGNRGTESALTLLEMINISKKIKSLSIKKEL; this is encoded by the coding sequence ATGAAAATAATTAATGAAACATTAATAGTTTCAGAAAAAATATCTGTAGCAATTATTATTGCTAGATTTAATGACTTTATCAATAAAAATTTGTTATATGCTGCTATTGATACATTACAAAGAATAGGGATGATAAAAAAAAACAATATAACTGTTATATGGGTTCCTGGATCATATGAATTACCATTAATAACTAAATTAATAATAAAAAAAAATTTTTATGATGGTATTCTAACTATAGGAACAATTATTAAAGGAGATACTTTACATTTTAAATATTTATCTCAATCTGTATGTTCTCAATTATTACATTTATCTATAAAATATCAAATACCTATTTCATATGGGGTACTAACTACTAATAATATAGAACAAGCAATAGAAAGATCTGGTAGTAAAATAGGAAATCGAGGAACTGAATCAGCTTTAACATTATTAGAAATGATAAATATATCTAAAAAAATTAAATCTCTAAGTATAAAAAAGGAATTATAG
- a CDS encoding adenylate kinase family protein, whose product MRIILLGPPGSGKGTYAKFISEKYNLSNICIGNILRNYIINNNSILSKKIKKFINCGLMLPDDIIIEIIKKKILSSNCKKGFLLDGYPRNILQANILQKENINIDKVIELHIPENKIVERIIGRRIHESSGRTYHIIFNPPKISGKDDITGENLIMRTDDNKKTIINRLNEYVKKTKPLINYYINKSLSKKFFYTKIDNTDCILNVQKKIELFLQKK is encoded by the coding sequence ATGCGTATAATTTTATTAGGTCCACCAGGATCAGGTAAAGGGACTTATGCTAAATTTATATCAGAAAAATATAATTTATCAAATATTTGTATAGGTAATATATTACGTAACTATATTATAAATAATAATTCTATTTTATCTAAAAAAATAAAAAAATTTATTAATTGTGGATTAATGCTTCCTGATGACATAATAATTGAAATTATTAAAAAAAAAATATTAAGTTCAAACTGTAAAAAAGGATTTTTATTAGATGGTTATCCAAGAAATATTCTACAAGCTAATATATTACAAAAAGAAAATATAAATATAGATAAAGTAATAGAATTACATATTCCAGAAAATAAAATTGTAGAAAGAATAATTGGTCGTAGAATTCATGAATCTTCAGGAAGAACATATCATATAATATTTAATCCACCTAAAATATCAGGAAAAGATGATATAACAGGAGAAAATTTAATTATGAGAACAGATGATAATAAAAAAACGATTATCAATCGTTTAAACGAATATGTTAAAAAAACAAAACCATTAATTAATTATTACATTAATAAATCATTAAGTAAAAAATTTTTTTATACTAAAATAGATAATACTGATTGTATTTTAAATGTTCAAAAAAAAATAGAATTATTTTTACAAAAAAAATAA
- the nusB gene encoding transcription antitermination factor NusB, whose translation MKFTDRYQARRYALQAIYSWQISKNTFSDIQYYFLNESIKDLGNIDINYFNELINGVIVNSVYLDNLMKPFLSRQLFELGQIEKAILRISLYELINRLDVPYKVIINEGICLAKCFGGVDNSYKFINGVLDKIVTKIRI comes from the coding sequence GTGAAATTTACAGATAGATATCAAGCTCGTAGATATGCTTTACAAGCAATTTATTCTTGGCAAATATCTAAAAATACTTTTAGTGATATTCAATATTATTTTTTGAATGAATCTATAAAAGATCTTGGAAATATTGATATTAATTATTTTAATGAGTTGATAAATGGAGTTATAGTAAATAGTGTATATTTAGATAATTTAATGAAACCTTTTTTATCACGTCAATTATTTGAATTAGGTCAAATTGAAAAAGCTATTTTAAGAATTTCTTTATATGAACTAATTAATCGTTTAGATGTTCCTTATAAAGTGATTATTAATGAAGGTATTTGTTTAGCAAAATGTTTTGGAGGAGTAGATAATAGTTATAAATTTATAAATGGTGTTTTAGATAAAATAGTCACTAAAATAAGAATTTAA
- the glyS gene encoding glycine--tRNA ligase subunit beta: MKKETLLLEIGIEDIPSQYLLKTVQIIFDNFKNELKKNNFLYKKIIWFATPRRIAIQVFYLNTVQLNYILKIKGPTISNCNDENIFSINIVKHWIKKYQIKDIKKIIIKNNYLFYNKQIEGLNIKFLLTQMIINSLKNFSLPNLMYWNYINKYSLKFIRPIRTITVFLGNKNIQINIFNIKSSKIIYGHRFIGESKIILENADQYEQSLLYKGNVIVNFLKRKNKIINDIKKIAYSLNGSVNLSNNFLEELTSMVEWPVVLTAKFNSKFLSLPNKILEYIMIKYQKYIPLYDIDKNLLPNFIFISNVESQNNNLIIKGNEKVIKSKFEDAQFHFKNDSKKKLEQYINKLKNIIFQKDLGNLLDKTVRLTKLSKYIAIKIKANISNCIRASQLSKCDLATTMVHEFPELQGIIGMYYAKYNGENTDVCISIKEQYQYKFNDKIPKNLTSCVLFLSDKIDTLVGIFGISLFPKSNKDPFALKRIALVIIKIIINNKLNLDLLKLIKVSISLYNINFNNKNIINDLMNFIINRCQNWYISLGFQKNIIKAVLTNIVNKPLIIDLKIKTLNLFLKKEKKQNKLLIYTYKRINKILLKNKYFISEDVNLYLLKEKEEIILFNHLLKLSKIFLLKIKNNEYYNLLLILSELYYPINDFFKKITIDVKNIKIKTNRITILNKINQFFTQIVDINQLY, translated from the coding sequence ATGAAAAAAGAAACTTTATTATTAGAAATAGGTATAGAAGATATTCCTTCTCAATATTTATTAAAAACTGTTCAAATAATTTTTGATAATTTTAAAAATGAATTAAAAAAAAATAATTTTTTATATAAAAAAATTATATGGTTTGCTACTCCTAGAAGAATTGCCATTCAAGTATTTTATTTAAATACAGTACAATTAAATTACATTTTAAAAATAAAAGGACCTACAATATCTAATTGTAATGATGAAAATATATTTTCAATAAATATTGTTAAACATTGGATTAAAAAATATCAAATTAAAGATATAAAAAAAATTATTATAAAAAATAATTATTTATTTTATAATAAACAAATTGAAGGACTTAATATTAAATTTTTATTAACACAAATGATTATAAATTCTTTAAAAAATTTTTCTTTACCTAATTTAATGTATTGGAATTATATAAATAAATATAGTCTAAAATTTATTAGACCTATAAGAACTATAACAGTTTTTTTAGGTAATAAAAATATACAAATAAATATTTTCAATATAAAATCTAGTAAAATTATATATGGACATCGTTTTATAGGTGAATCAAAAATTATTTTAGAAAATGCAGATCAATATGAACAGTCTCTTTTATATAAAGGAAATGTAATTGTTAATTTTTTAAAACGTAAAAATAAAATAATTAATGATATAAAAAAAATTGCTTATTCATTAAATGGATCAGTAAATTTATCAAATAATTTTTTAGAAGAACTAACATCTATGGTAGAATGGCCAGTAGTATTAACAGCAAAATTTAATTCTAAATTTTTGTCTTTACCTAATAAAATATTAGAATATATTATGATAAAATATCAAAAATATATTCCCTTATATGATATAGATAAAAATCTCTTGCCAAATTTTATTTTTATATCTAATGTTGAATCTCAAAATAATAATTTAATTATTAAAGGAAATGAAAAAGTAATTAAATCAAAATTTGAAGATGCTCAATTTCATTTTAAAAATGATTCTAAAAAAAAACTTGAACAATATATAAATAAATTAAAAAATATTATTTTTCAGAAAGATTTAGGTAATTTATTAGATAAAACGGTACGTTTAACAAAATTATCTAAATATATAGCAATTAAAATTAAAGCAAATATAAGTAATTGTATTAGAGCTAGTCAATTATCCAAATGTGATTTAGCTACAACAATGGTTCATGAATTTCCTGAATTGCAGGGTATTATTGGAATGTATTATGCAAAATATAATGGAGAAAATACAGATGTATGTATATCTATAAAAGAACAATATCAATATAAATTTAATGATAAAATACCTAAGAATTTAACTTCTTGTGTATTATTTTTATCTGATAAAATTGATACTTTAGTTGGTATTTTTGGTATATCTTTATTTCCTAAAAGTAATAAAGACCCATTTGCATTAAAAAGAATTGCATTAGTAATAATAAAAATTATAATTAATAATAAATTAAATTTAGATTTGTTAAAATTAATAAAAGTGTCAATATCTTTATATAACATAAATTTTAATAATAAAAATATTATTAATGACTTGATGAATTTTATAATTAATAGGTGTCAAAACTGGTATATATCATTAGGATTTCAAAAAAATATTATTAAAGCAGTATTAACAAATATTGTTAATAAACCATTAATTATAGATTTAAAAATAAAAACATTAAATTTATTTTTAAAAAAAGAAAAAAAACAAAATAAACTTTTAATTTATACTTATAAAAGAATAAATAAAATTTTACTAAAAAATAAATACTTTATTAGTGAAGATGTAAATTTATACCTTTTAAAAGAAAAAGAAGAAATAATATTATTTAATCATTTATTAAAATTGTCAAAAATTTTTTTATTGAAAATCAAAAATAATGAATATTATAATCTTTTATTAATATTGTCAGAATTATATTATCCTATAAATGATTTTTTTAAAAAAATTACAATAGATGTTAAAAATATAAAAATAAAAACAAACAGGATCACTATTCTTAATAAAATTAATCAATTTTTTACACAAATAGTTGATATAAATCAATTATATTAA